From the candidate division WOR-3 bacterium genome, one window contains:
- the ftsH gene encoding ATP-dependent zinc metalloprotease FtsH encodes MANKKQPKSKAWQTAIVWTLLVLVVWFGIQYFSGQSGRSANIPYSVFIRELRIRNVEKVTISERSIKGTFRSPIPYDGKNYSEFTTLIPFEDTKLTDELLKYNVEVFVKQRSGWTDILIGIIPWIVLIGIWVLFLRQMQSGQNRALGFGKSRAKIVLENKPSTTFNDVAGVEEAKQELQEVIEFLKEPRKFTRLGGRIPKGVLLLGPPGTGKTLMARAVAGEAGVPFISISGSDFVEMFVGVGASRVRDLFDQAKRHSPCIVFIDEIDAVGRLRGAGLGGGHDEREQTLNQLLVEMDGFEVNEGIILMAATNRPDILDPALLRPGRFDRVIVLDRPDVRGRLGILKVHTRRIPLAPDVDLDILARGTPGFSGADLANMCNEAALLAARRNKDKITMQEFEDAKDKILMGVERKSLIISEYEKRLTAYHECGHVLVSKFLSGMDPIHKVTIIPRGMALGVTQALPIDERRTYSKTYCFNQLAFMLGGRVAEKIVLGDLSTGSGNDIEKATKLARKMVCEWGMSEKLGPLTYGEKQEEIFLGREIGIHRDYSEETAREIDEEVKNIITKAERIAEDIIKSNIDKLKLLAEKLLEKEILNGEEIDEIIGLKKARDEKGEEGGKGVNRGEEGKGR; translated from the coding sequence ATGGCGAATAAGAAACAACCGAAAAGCAAAGCCTGGCAGACAGCAATCGTGTGGACACTTCTCGTGCTTGTTGTCTGGTTCGGGATACAATATTTTTCTGGACAGAGCGGACGTTCGGCAAACATTCCATATTCTGTTTTTATCAGGGAATTGCGAATAAGAAATGTTGAAAAAGTCACAATTTCTGAACGTTCAATAAAAGGAACCTTCCGTAGTCCGATACCTTATGATGGTAAAAATTATAGCGAATTCACGACATTGATACCATTTGAGGATACAAAACTAACTGATGAGCTCTTGAAATATAATGTTGAGGTTTTTGTAAAACAGCGTTCAGGCTGGACTGATATATTAATTGGAATTATTCCCTGGATAGTGCTCATTGGAATATGGGTATTATTCTTGAGGCAAATGCAGTCGGGACAGAATAGGGCTTTAGGATTTGGTAAGAGCAGGGCAAAGATTGTTTTGGAAAACAAACCTTCAACGACATTTAATGATGTCGCAGGTGTGGAAGAGGCAAAGCAGGAGTTACAGGAAGTTATTGAATTTTTGAAAGAACCGAGAAAATTTACCAGACTCGGCGGGCGTATCCCTAAGGGCGTTCTTTTATTGGGACCACCAGGTACTGGTAAGACACTTATGGCAAGGGCAGTGGCTGGCGAAGCGGGCGTTCCATTTATTTCAATCAGTGGTTCAGATTTTGTAGAAATGTTTGTGGGTGTTGGTGCATCCAGGGTCAGGGATTTGTTTGACCAGGCAAAAAGACATTCACCCTGCATTGTATTTATTGACGAGATTGATGCAGTTGGCAGATTACGCGGTGCAGGTCTCGGTGGGGGACATGATGAGAGAGAACAGACTTTAAATCAATTGTTGGTAGAAATGGACGGATTTGAAGTGAACGAAGGGATAATATTAATGGCGGCAACGAATCGCCCCGATATACTTGATCCGGCTTTATTGAGACCTGGCAGGTTTGACCGTGTAATTGTTCTTGATCGACCAGATGTCAGAGGAAGGTTGGGAATCTTAAAAGTTCACACGAGGCGCATTCCACTTGCTCCGGATGTGGACCTTGATATTCTTGCCCGTGGCACACCGGGTTTTTCTGGTGCTGACCTGGCAAATATGTGTAATGAAGCCGCACTTCTTGCAGCACGAAGGAATAAAGACAAAATTACTATGCAGGAATTTGAAGATGCAAAAGACAAGATTCTTATGGGGGTTGAAAGAAAAAGTTTGATAATATCAGAATACGAAAAAAGACTCACTGCATACCACGAATGCGGGCATGTTCTTGTATCAAAATTTCTTTCTGGAATGGACCCAATACATAAGGTTACGATCATACCAAGGGGTATGGCACTCGGTGTAACCCAGGCATTACCGATTGATGAGAGAAGGACATATTCAAAGACATACTGTTTCAATCAGCTCGCATTTATGCTTGGTGGAAGGGTCGCAGAGAAAATTGTTCTTGGCGATCTATCTACTGGTTCGGGTAATGATATTGAAAAGGCAACAAAACTTGCACGCAAAATGGTATGTGAATGGGGAATGAGTGAGAAACTTGGTCCTTTAACCTATGGTGAAAAACAAGAAGAAATCTTTTTGGGTAGAGAGATTGGAATTCATAGAGATTATTCAGAAGAGACTGCCCGGGAGATTGATGAGGAAGTAAAGAATATAATAACAAAGGCAGAGCGGATTGCTGAAGATATAATTAAAAGCAATATTGATAAATTGAAGCTACTTGCAGAAAAATTATTGGAGAAAGAAATTCTTAATGGTGAAGAAATAGATGAGATAATAGGGCTGAAGAAGGCGAGAGATGAAAAGGGTGAAGAAGGTGGAAAAGGGGTAAATAGGGGTGAAGAAGGGAAGGGAAGATAA
- the hpt gene encoding hypoxanthine phosphoribosyltransferase gives MNILIKEEDIRKRIKEIGLEINNDYKNKNPILIGVLKGAFVFLADLLRELNIPVEIDFLGISSYTGTKSSGVVRITQDLSLNIEDRDIILIEDIVDSGRTLDYIINNLRTRKPRSIAVCTLLNKKDARVIEVPLTYIGFNIPKVFVVGYGLDYENKFRNLKYIGVYHGE, from the coding sequence TTGAATATACTTATTAAAGAAGAAGATATTAGAAAAAGGATTAAAGAAATAGGTCTGGAGATAAATAATGACTATAAGAATAAGAATCCCATTCTTATCGGTGTGCTTAAGGGCGCTTTTGTTTTCCTCGCAGACCTTTTACGGGAACTAAATATACCGGTGGAGATAGATTTCCTGGGTATTTCAAGTTATACCGGGACAAAATCAAGTGGTGTTGTCAGAATTACTCAGGACCTTTCTCTTAATATAGAAGACCGTGATATAATTTTGATTGAAGATATTGTAGATTCAGGCAGGACGCTTGATTATATTATCAATAATTTAAGAACAAGAAAACCCAGAAGCATTGCGGTTTGTACATTGTTAAATAAAAAAGATGCCCGTGTGATTGAAGTTCCGTTGACTTATATTGGTTTCAATATTCCTAAGGTATTCGTTGTTGGTTATGGGCTTGATTACGAGAATAAATTCCGCAATTTAAAATACATTGGAGTTTATCATGGCGAATAA
- the tilS gene encoding tRNA lysidine(34) synthetase TilS has translation MVDKILENVKNTIDEYKMFRGVQKAVIGFSSGPDSVCLVDILKSLYGNKIKFSLVYINHGLRSNRILKKEERLTEYYAKKYQCDFKIIKITVIKGKKGIEAEARERRYRALIDYAQRISAQRIVLGHNLDDLIETFFINLIRGSGNIGLQAVPPVRLPFVRPMINVRKKEILEYLKKRKLKFSKDISNLNTDIRRNFIRYKIIPQFIKLNPNIYETIKREIEILHNDEEFLQKIVERVYKKLVYRKKDGFTLDLGRLMYYNKAIVNRVVMKIIKELKGDLSGIESKHISAVLSLKDKSSGRKVILPYNLYAQRIFDKVFIGIKNEGLKNKLKIKLKIGESVDIGRFVVKGEILKNFDLKKRQDNCEVFDFSQIYPPLVLRNRTEGDIVKIKNGTKKLKKILNEKKVPANERNSVVVLCDRKGILWVIGIYRAYRAFINNKTKDILKVALEYTY, from the coding sequence ATGGTTGATAAAATTTTAGAAAATGTAAAAAATACGATTGATGAATACAAAATGTTCAGGGGGGTGCAAAAGGCAGTTATTGGTTTCTCATCCGGTCCAGATTCGGTATGCCTTGTTGATATTTTAAAAAGCCTATACGGAAATAAAATTAAATTTTCTCTTGTGTATATCAATCACGGACTGAGGTCGAATCGAATATTGAAGAAAGAAGAAAGATTGACCGAATATTATGCAAAAAAATATCAATGCGATTTTAAAATAATTAAAATAACTGTTATCAAGGGTAAAAAGGGAATTGAGGCAGAGGCAAGAGAAAGGAGATACAGGGCATTGATTGATTATGCCCAAAGGATTTCTGCACAGAGGATTGTCCTTGGTCATAATCTTGATGACCTCATAGAAACCTTCTTCATAAATCTGATACGGGGTAGTGGTAATATAGGTTTACAGGCAGTACCACCGGTCCGGTTGCCATTTGTCCGACCAATGATTAATGTGAGAAAAAAAGAAATTTTAGAATATCTGAAAAAAAGAAAATTAAAGTTCTCAAAAGATATTTCAAATTTAAATACTGATATTCGCAGAAATTTTATCCGATACAAAATAATACCACAATTTATTAAGTTGAATCCCAATATATATGAAACAATAAAAAGGGAGATAGAAATTCTCCACAATGATGAAGAATTTTTGCAAAAGATAGTTGAACGGGTCTATAAAAAACTTGTTTACAGAAAGAAAGATGGTTTTACTCTTGACTTAGGTCGTTTAATGTATTATAATAAAGCAATAGTAAATAGAGTTGTTATGAAAATTATAAAGGAGTTGAAGGGCGACCTTTCGGGAATTGAGAGTAAACATATATCGGCAGTGTTGAGTCTAAAGGATAAAAGTAGTGGAAGGAAAGTTATTTTGCCTTATAATTTGTATGCACAAAGAATTTTTGATAAGGTTTTTATCGGAATAAAAAATGAGGGGTTAAAAAATAAGTTAAAAATTAAATTAAAGATCGGTGAATCTGTTGATATTGGAAGATTTGTTGTTAAGGGTGAAATTTTAAAAAATTTTGATTTAAAAAAAAGGCAGGATAATTGCGAAGTGTTTGATTTTTCGCAGATTTATCCGCCACTTGTTTTAAGGAATAGAACAGAAGGAGATATAGTCAAGATTAAAAACGGTACAAAAAAATTAAAGAAGATATTGAATGAAAAAAAAGTTCCTGCCAATGAACGGAATAGTGTGGTCGTGTTGTGCGACCGAAAAGGAATACTCTGGGTGATTGGAATTTATCGTGCTTATCGGGCATTTATAAATAACAAGACAAAAGATATACTGAAGGTGGCGCTTGAATATACTTATTAA
- a CDS encoding rod shape-determining protein — protein MGFNIVNFFKNLRSHFLSDVAIDLGTCTTLIYVHGRGIVLNEPTVVAVDVKTKKCVAVGEEAKRMLGKTPEDIRAIRPMKDGVIADFEMVELLLRSFIEKIQQKKLFTRPRVIICVPSGITEVEKRAVRDSVEAAGAREVYLVSEPIAAAIGINLPVHLPQGNMIIDIGGGTTEIAVIALSGIVTNNSIRVAGDEMDDAIVQYIKKNYNLIIGEQTAEEIKIAIGNAFPTEEDKTMEVRGRDLVKGIPKTIKITSHEVREAIQEPLSMIIEAVRITLEKTPPELAADIVNSGIYMAGGGSLLRGIDTLIREETNLPVTVAEEPNKAVVYGAGKILEDMQKYEKVIFTLKRE, from the coding sequence TTGGGGTTCAATATTGTCAATTTCTTTAAGAATTTAAGGAGCCATTTTTTAAGTGATGTCGCAATAGACCTTGGAACATGCACAACACTTATTTATGTCCATGGTAGGGGTATTGTTTTGAATGAACCCACCGTGGTTGCGGTTGATGTAAAAACAAAAAAGTGTGTGGCGGTTGGCGAAGAGGCAAAACGGATGCTGGGAAAAACTCCGGAAGATATCAGGGCAATCAGACCGATGAAAGATGGGGTCATTGCCGATTTTGAAATGGTAGAATTGTTATTAAGGTCGTTTATTGAAAAAATTCAACAGAAGAAGCTTTTTACAAGACCCAGGGTCATTATTTGTGTGCCATCAGGTATCACTGAAGTTGAAAAAAGGGCGGTGCGGGATTCGGTAGAGGCTGCAGGTGCCCGAGAAGTATATCTCGTATCTGAGCCAATCGCCGCGGCAATCGGTATCAATCTTCCTGTTCATTTACCCCAGGGAAATATGATTATCGACATCGGTGGCGGAACCACAGAGATTGCGGTCATTGCACTCTCCGGTATTGTAACAAATAACTCAATCCGGGTTGCCGGTGATGAAATGGATGATGCGATAGTTCAGTATATAAAAAAGAATTACAATTTAATTATTGGAGAGCAAACTGCAGAAGAAATAAAGATTGCAATAGGAAATGCATTCCCAACCGAAGAAGATAAAACAATGGAGGTCAGGGGGCGTGACCTGGTAAAAGGTATCCCCAAGACAATAAAAATAACGAGCCATGAAGTAAGAGAAGCAATTCAAGAACCGCTTTCAATGATCATTGAAGCGGTGAGGATTACACTCGAAAAGACTCCTCCTGAACTTGCTGCAGATATTGTTAATTCTGGAATTTATATGGCAGGTGGAGGTTCGTTATTGAGAGGAATTGATACATTGATCCGTGAAGAAACGAATCTTCCGGTCACCGTAGCAGAAGAACCAAATAAGGCAGTTGTCTATGGTGCAGGTAAAATCCTGGAAGATATGCAAAAATATGAAAAAGTAATTTTTACCTTGAAGAGAGAATAG
- the mreC gene encoding rod shape-determining protein MreC, which produces MSRVQLLIFGSLLVISLVFIILNQNVDFYLSTRLSEVLLFPLKLIFNYFQYLNVSQKKIDLLESEISKLQIENQIVKSSLNSLMVSDTISYLQLRLLKANVIGRDPQNFNGFLYIDRGYKDGLSQNAPVVLQNKIIGRVKSLSENAGVVETIENPGFAISAVDSRSGIYGMVKRKKQLHFEYIKVNDDVILNDSIYTSGLSENLPKGLMIGTVSLVKEKDDLFFKEVIIEPAISINKLHYVYVIY; this is translated from the coding sequence TTGTCCAGGGTTCAACTCTTAATATTCGGTTCCCTATTAGTCATTTCGCTTGTATTTATTATATTAAATCAAAATGTTGACTTCTATTTAAGTACCCGTCTGTCTGAGGTCTTACTCTTTCCACTCAAACTAATCTTTAACTATTTCCAGTATCTCAATGTTTCGCAGAAGAAGATAGACCTGCTTGAATCAGAAATAAGTAAACTACAGATTGAAAATCAAATAGTAAAAAGCAGTTTAAATTCATTAATGGTCTCTGACACAATTTCATATCTGCAGTTGAGACTTCTGAAGGCAAATGTAATTGGCAGAGACCCGCAGAATTTCAATGGATTTCTGTATATTGACAGGGGGTATAAAGATGGATTATCTCAAAATGCACCAGTAGTGCTCCAGAACAAAATCATCGGCAGGGTTAAATCACTCTCGGAAAATGCCGGAGTCGTTGAAACAATTGAAAATCCTGGTTTTGCCATTAGTGCGGTAGATTCACGCTCAGGGATATATGGAATGGTAAAAAGAAAAAAACAACTTCATTTTGAATACATAAAGGTCAATGATGATGTAATTTTAAACGATTCTATTTATACATCTGGACTGAGTGAAAATCTTCCTAAAGGATTAATGATCGGAACTGTCTCTTTAGTAAAGGAAAAAGATGATTTATTCTTTAAAGAAGTGATAATTGAGCCAGCAATAAGCATTAATAAATTGCACTATGTCTATGTGATTTATTAA
- the mrdA gene encoding penicillin-binding protein 2, with translation MDQELKTYRFLQTLLFGAFAVILFFSLKLQIFEGTKYYRLSEENRIKKKYIIAPRGKIYDRWGKEIANMRPAFYVSIIPALVDKNSIETVARILEIDINTIQKKLKIEKNPYVSVKINRDVSFKQISIIEEKIEELPGVEVGVEPVRNYPYNQLLCHLLGYVSEITDLELKQLKEYKIGDYIGRIGIEQQYEGILAGKDGIDYIEVDVKGRELGKVPEYRPIPPIPGNDLYTTIDLELTDSTAKFLKDYPKASAIAMNPQNGEIYVFYSKPGFDPNRFVHGLTDEEWLALNNPKEAPLYNRVTMSCYPIGSTIKPFLALGALDLGMIGAEKRFDPCRGGLKLGNRYFRCWKIHGSLNLIDAIIYSCDVYFYQLGRYLGIDNITDILFEVGFGKPTGIDFPQEKVGLVPERKWMERRYGKNWTEGHIFNLSIGQGDMLATPIQLARAYTIFANQENSIVTPHLNKNLNTGSKKIEKKIDALKLVREALSGVVARGTGMMAQVQGFEVSGKTGTVENPHGEDHSLFVGYAPKENPEILVCVVVENAGHGGSVAAPIVGKIIKTYYEINKRLSSE, from the coding sequence ATGGATCAGGAATTAAAAACCTACCGATTTTTACAAACATTATTGTTCGGGGCTTTTGCCGTGATCCTTTTTTTCAGTTTAAAATTACAGATTTTTGAAGGAACAAAATATTATAGACTTTCGGAAGAAAACAGAATTAAGAAAAAATATATCATAGCGCCACGTGGTAAAATCTATGACCGCTGGGGTAAAGAAATTGCCAATATGAGACCGGCATTTTATGTGTCAATAATTCCTGCACTGGTTGATAAAAATTCTATTGAAACAGTAGCACGAATATTAGAAATTGATATCAATACGATTCAAAAAAAACTTAAAATAGAGAAAAATCCGTATGTCTCAGTGAAGATCAACCGTGATGTATCTTTCAAACAGATTTCTATAATTGAAGAAAAGATTGAAGAATTACCAGGGGTTGAAGTTGGTGTTGAACCCGTGCGTAATTATCCTTACAATCAACTTCTATGCCACTTGTTAGGTTATGTAAGTGAAATAACTGACCTGGAATTGAAACAACTCAAAGAATATAAAATAGGTGATTATATCGGAAGAATAGGAATAGAACAACAGTATGAAGGAATACTCGCAGGCAAGGATGGAATAGATTACATTGAGGTAGATGTAAAAGGAAGGGAATTAGGCAAGGTTCCCGAATACAGACCAATCCCGCCGATTCCTGGTAATGATTTATATACAACGATTGACCTTGAATTAACCGATTCTACAGCAAAATTTCTAAAAGATTATCCAAAGGCATCTGCCATAGCAATGAATCCGCAAAATGGTGAGATTTATGTCTTCTATTCAAAACCCGGTTTCGACCCGAATCGGTTTGTCCACGGACTTACTGATGAAGAATGGCTGGCACTAAATAATCCCAAAGAAGCACCGCTCTATAACCGTGTAACAATGAGTTGTTATCCGATAGGTTCAACGATTAAACCATTCCTTGCGCTTGGTGCCCTTGATTTAGGAATGATTGGAGCAGAAAAAAGATTTGACCCCTGCAGGGGTGGTTTGAAATTGGGCAATCGTTATTTCCGATGCTGGAAAATACATGGCAGTCTCAACCTCATTGATGCAATTATTTATTCCTGTGATGTATATTTTTATCAACTTGGCAGATATTTAGGAATTGACAATATAACCGACATCCTCTTTGAAGTCGGCTTTGGTAAACCCACGGGTATTGACTTCCCTCAAGAGAAAGTTGGACTTGTGCCCGAGCGCAAATGGATGGAAAGACGCTATGGCAAAAACTGGACCGAAGGTCATATATTTAATCTGAGCATTGGTCAGGGAGACATGCTTGCTACACCAATTCAACTTGCCCGGGCTTACACCATATTTGCCAATCAGGAAAATAGCATTGTCACACCCCACTTAAATAAAAATTTAAACACAGGCAGTAAAAAAATAGAAAAAAAGATTGATGCATTAAAATTGGTGCGTGAGGCACTAAGCGGGGTTGTAGCAAGGGGGACTGGAATGATGGCGCAGGTTCAGGGTTTTGAAGTCAGCGGTAAAACAGGGACTGTTGAAAATCCACATGGTGAAGACCATTCTCTGTTTGTCGGTTATGCGCCAAAAGAAAATCCCGAAATACTTGTCTGTGTTGTTGTAGAGAATGCCGGCCATGGTGGAAGTGTTGCAGCACCGATTGTGGGTAAGATAATAAAAACATATTACGAAATAAACAAGAGGCTCAGCAGTGAATAG
- the rodA gene encoding rod shape-determining protein RodA, whose product MNRKDYSILIISTIISLLGLAMIFSTGGLSYFTRQALWLGVAVLICLMISRFSSRFWQTFALPIYIFTCILTLIVLVYASSYPRRWFNIGFFSLQPSEFAKIGTILFLATYLSERKKIDKFTDFFIPIIIIAIPSFLIFVEPDLGAAQIFFPIMCIMLFWAGMPFEKILIFFSPIISAITSFSIYTWLGFMIIFGIFVYSRKKLTEILYHLIANPIAGLITPIIWHSLKSYQQKRIIAFLSPWIDPQGISWQSIQSKIAIGSGRLFGKGFLSGTQKKLEFLPERHTDFIFSCIGEEFGLIGILITVLLYIFLFYKLLRIARETKNKFLSLVVIGIMSWLWYQAFINMGMTLGILPITGVPLPFISYGGSALLSCFIGIGIVLSIIHNKY is encoded by the coding sequence GTGAATAGAAAAGATTATAGTATTTTAATAATCAGCACGATAATTTCTCTACTTGGTCTGGCAATGATATTTTCAACGGGTGGCCTCAGCTATTTCACAAGGCAGGCACTATGGCTCGGTGTTGCGGTATTAATCTGTCTAATGATAAGCAGATTCTCAAGCCGATTCTGGCAGACATTTGCCCTACCGATATATATCTTTACCTGTATTTTAACTTTGATTGTCCTGGTCTATGCATCAAGTTATCCAAGGCGCTGGTTCAATATTGGCTTTTTTTCTCTACAACCTTCAGAATTTGCTAAGATTGGAACGATCTTATTCCTGGCAACTTATTTAAGCGAAAGAAAAAAAATTGATAAGTTTACTGATTTTTTTATCCCGATAATCATCATAGCAATCCCTTCTTTTCTTATTTTCGTTGAACCCGACCTTGGAGCCGCCCAGATTTTTTTCCCGATTATGTGTATTATGCTTTTCTGGGCAGGCATGCCATTTGAGAAAATCTTAATATTTTTCTCGCCGATAATTTCGGCTATAACAAGTTTTTCTATATATACATGGCTCGGATTTATGATAATCTTTGGCATCTTCGTTTATTCAAGAAAAAAATTAACTGAAATACTTTACCATTTAATTGCTAACCCAATAGCTGGACTCATAACTCCGATTATCTGGCATTCATTAAAATCATACCAGCAAAAAAGAATCATTGCATTTCTCTCGCCCTGGATCGACCCCCAGGGAATTTCCTGGCAGTCCATACAATCAAAGATTGCGATCGGATCAGGACGTTTATTTGGCAAGGGATTTCTATCCGGCACCCAGAAAAAGTTAGAATTCTTACCCGAACGACACACGGATTTTATCTTCTCCTGTATTGGTGAAGAGTTTGGATTGATTGGAATTTTAATAACTGTATTGTTGTATATCTTTCTTTTTTATAAGCTCTTAAGGATTGCACGCGAAACAAAGAATAAATTTCTAAGCCTTGTTGTCATTGGGATTATGTCCTGGTTGTGGTATCAGGCGTTCATAAATATGGGTATGACGCTCGGCATACTTCCAATCACCGGTGTACCACTGCCATTCATCAGTTACGGTGGTTCTGCACTCCTTTCCTGTTTCATTGGAATCGGTATTGTTCTTTCAATTATCCATAATAAATATTGA
- a CDS encoding lipoate--protein ligase family protein: protein MDNRIWRLLDTGVLNAAENMAIDEMLLELRAKNQIPNTLRILQFSPPATLVGFHQSIEQEIRIDYCNKMGIDINRRITGGGAIFFDKTQLGWEIICSKDFFNNSMPNVELFKKLSLPIINMLGQLGINANFRGRNDIEVNGRKISGTGGVEWGNAFLFQGTLLVDFDVDTMLRALRIPIEKLKRHEIDSLKERVTCIKWELGYTPDIKILKGLIKKSFEKDFGIKLIKSNLTVLELNSLPAYLEKFRSDKWIYKVRAPISEQPVLYITRLSKAGKIKAFFTLNLRQKRIQSVIFMGDFFAYPSRAIFDLEAVFKEMPLEKELIINKIKEYFQNYKNLYIPYVKIEDFIKIIDGLFEKLNIIELGISPEQSNHIFLVNGSYEGILKNKPNYLLLPYCAKSTKCSYRYKDQCEMCDDCTVGDAYRIAIALNIKPITITSFEDLIAKLRKLKRNKASGYIGCCCEQFYTKHQDRFESAGIPAILLDIYNETCYDLGKATFAYKGEFENQTNLNLELLRKVLDGI from the coding sequence ATGGATAATAGAATTTGGCGTCTTCTTGATACAGGGGTTTTAAATGCTGCAGAAAATATGGCTATTGATGAAATGCTCCTTGAACTGCGTGCAAAAAATCAAATACCGAATACATTGAGAATACTGCAATTTAGTCCCCCGGCTACCCTTGTTGGATTCCATCAGTCAATTGAACAAGAAATCAGGATTGATTATTGTAACAAAATGGGCATTGATATAAACCGCCGTATAACCGGTGGTGGTGCTATCTTTTTTGACAAAACTCAATTGGGCTGGGAGATAATCTGTAGTAAAGATTTTTTCAATAATTCTATGCCCAATGTTGAATTGTTTAAAAAACTTTCTTTACCCATAATCAATATGCTCGGGCAACTTGGAATAAATGCGAACTTCAGGGGACGAAATGATATAGAAGTAAATGGCAGGAAAATATCTGGTACCGGGGGTGTTGAATGGGGAAATGCATTTTTATTTCAGGGAACGCTACTCGTTGATTTTGATGTTGATACAATGCTAAGGGCACTCCGTATCCCGATTGAAAAACTGAAAAGGCATGAGATTGATTCCTTAAAAGAAAGGGTAACCTGTATTAAATGGGAACTCGGCTATACACCCGATATTAAAATTCTGAAAGGGCTGATCAAAAAAAGTTTTGAGAAAGATTTTGGTATAAAATTAATAAAATCAAATTTGACAGTACTGGAATTAAACTCACTGCCCGCCTATTTGGAAAAATTCCGTTCAGATAAATGGATATACAAAGTCAGGGCGCCAATATCTGAACAACCTGTGCTTTATATTACTCGCCTGAGCAAGGCGGGAAAAATCAAGGCATTTTTTACGCTGAATCTGCGCCAAAAAAGAATTCAAAGTGTCATATTTATGGGTGACTTTTTTGCCTATCCATCACGGGCAATATTTGACCTTGAGGCAGTATTTAAAGAGATGCCCCTGGAAAAAGAATTGATCATTAATAAAATAAAAGAATATTTTCAGAATTATAAAAATCTTTATATACCTTATGTAAAGATTGAAGATTTTATAAAGATTATAGATGGTCTTTTTGAAAAATTGAATATCATAGAACTCGGTATTTCACCCGAACAATCAAATCACATATTCCTTGTCAATGGTTCATACGAAGGAATCCTTAAAAATAAACCCAATTATCTACTTCTCCCCTATTGTGCCAAATCAACCAAGTGCTCTTATCGGTATAAAGACCAGTGCGAGATGTGCGATGATTGTACAGTCGGCGATGCATACAGAATCGCCATTGCATTAAATATCAAACCGATTACGATTACGAGTTTTGAAGATTTAATTGCAAAACTTAGAAAATTAAAAAGGAACAAGGCATCAGGATATATTGGATGCTGCTGCGAACAATTCTATACAAAACATCAGGATAGATTTGAGTCTGCAGGCATTCCAGCAATACTACTTGACATATATAACGAAACTTGTTATGATTTAGGTAAGGCAACTTTTGCCTACAAAGGTGAATTTGAAAATCAGACGAATCTAAATTTGGAATTATTAAGGAAGGTGCTTGATGGAATATGA